The Capsicum annuum cultivar UCD-10X-F1 chromosome 1, UCD10Xv1.1, whole genome shotgun sequence sequence GTGtgtaaatttaaaactttttttcgtgtacaaatatatcaaatatatcaaCATTCAGTAACATCATTGTATAACATGTTGTAATAATAATTCATATAATCAATCAACTATAGACAGAATAGTGCATAAAATTACTtgaatattttccttcatatttcagtaaacttataacataaaataattcaagattgAAAAAAAACATGTAATTACTTGAATTAGTTAATAATGCAAGAAACAATCGGCTCTAAAAATTCGAACGAATTTCTGAAGCTTGAATTTCGAATTCTTTCTTCTTTGTCTCTTttgtttggtgttttttttttctttctctggttttttccctctctcttttttttctcaagttCTTGGTTTTTTTTTGTCAAAGTCTGATTGTTTTTATGTACGTTTATTTTCTGGGGTTGGGGAGTCCTTAAATAGAAGAATTTTGGAGGGAGCGGTTTaggattttaattttaaattttttttattttttatataggataatgatctaattatttaatatataaataagttatataaaaataaataatgctaataataagaaaaaatattaactaattaatttttatacgtaagaaaaatatatataaaaatataactaacttaaagtaaaatataattaagagaaaataaaattactagcttatttataaaaatctaaattaagagaaaatatttttttgaaaaattttcattttttttttaaaaaaaaaatcttaaaatgtaactttatttatttattttcaactaaaactttttaaagatgaaataagagttaaaattatATCGGATCAAATATAGATAtttaatatagaaatatatattaaatttgggAGGGTAAAAAATTATTTGTCTACAATACATATATAGTGTTGTTAATTTCTTGATATATTTTCCTACTATAAATGGTGATGCATATGAGTGATGTATTTGATGTAAGTATATTGGTAATAGATGTGAATGATACGTTTGAATTAGTATTGAGTAATTTTTACAAGATGTATCATCATGATACATCTGGAATGATACATCCGAATAAGATGTATTTATACCACGATTTTCGTTTGATTTACTCTCCGTAACAATTAAAAATCAGTCACTTTCATATTTAATTAACCACTTAATTATTAATATATCACAATGCATATGTCTCAAGGATAAAGATagatattacaaaaaataaaattcaaaattttgtaatttaataaaattataataaaaaatattacaacccaTTAAAGATTCGAGATTTATGTCAGTTAACCTTTATTTAGCCACGCTCAGTTAACCTTTATTTAGCCACGCTATCATAGAGTGCCAAATTTGATATGGGGTTCCTTTCCTAGTTTAACTTATGGGCTTGTTGGTTGAGGTTTTTGGACTTCtatttcatcttttcttctcctttgGACTCGTCTTATAACTTTTATAACAACagttttataattatgaaaaatagcaatttgtatttgtatttaagtaaaatgttgttatataaatacatatgcacaactgaaaaatacacattcttctattattatgaagtgggtaaaatattgctatttttgctataagttataattttgaaaaagtgttgctatttattgtaattatagtcttaaggatactagtttctgtaattttttcttttaattaccCAATTTATTCTCAAATACTAGTAATTGTTATGTGAGATCTTGTCAATTTGGCAGTGATCAGTTGTCAAAATATTTAAGCTTAATacgaaagaattaattaattattaactaccaaatgaaaatttaataaccAAATAAGGGCATCTGGAGTAACCATTTCTTTTAGTACCATGTATAACATAAATGAAGATTTCTTGTTTGATTTTCGACGACACTTACCTTACCAACAATTTATGGTATCGTAACGAAAAACTAATTTGTTCTCCATAATCTGGAGCACAAAGTTGTCATGATTTCTGTTACGAATGGACTAGTATTGACAGGGTGGCAACCCAACATCGAATTAAGTGTCTATGTTTGGGATTCAGGTTTTTAATGTCGGTACTTGTGCGAGCAAAATAGGTTTATGCAAATTGTTACGAAGAATGTGAATCCTCTCATCTCCTTCTTTGGCTTCTTCCTCTCTAATTCTATCCTTCTTGTTGATTGTGTCTTAGTTATTCTATTGCTACCATATTTCCATTTTGTAATATGCTATTGAACTTTCCATATTCTTTGTTTGCTCTCGTGTTTAGCATTTGTTACAATTTTCTTATTTGACAATGGCCGAGACTTGCCTTAACAATCAAATCCTGACAAAATCTCCAGGATCTTTCTCAACATTTGTGGTTGAAATGCTAGCGAATTTGTGGGCAAAATCCTGACGATTACCATAACTTACCTAGAAGTTTACCAAAAcgtttttactttttattccaTACGAGGATATAGTGTATCGTATGGACCGCCCATTCTCAAACTGCAGTAGAATTATGGAAAGAGTTGGAACAGAGGTAACAAACTGGCGGGACTAAAATGATCCGCCAAGACTTGTGACGAGGCAAGTCTTTGTCCATCTCTTCAAAATTTTGACAATGCTTCTGGCTAAATTCTTACGATACTTGTTAAGTTCTGACTCACAAGTTATTTTTATAAAACTTATTTAAACAGTAGCACTGAAAGATCCTGTTTTGTGCAAATCAATCTCTATTGGTGATCACAAACACAAATAATTCCGATATACGTTGAGTGAGATCCACTAAGCCAACCAGCAAAACAAGTTCTCGTTCACGAATAACTAAGCTTGGCTCGGAGCTATTTTAGGGTGGAGACATGTTTTGCATAGGCTCGGGTCGATGGTAACGAAATATAGAGAATCTTTGTAAAAATTGGAGTTCTTTTCACATAATAGCACCATCTAAAGAACCGAGCATCTTAGCATCATATATAAGCATTTACCATCAAGAAATTTTCCTTTCCAAAAGTTTGTTCTAAAAACTTCTATTAAGCCTTAAGGACGAAGAAATCCTAATTATCCCAACACACTAGAAAGAGCTGAAAATTGAAAGTTTGATTTATTCCAtgcttttttgttttgattttatttatttatcgcGTGACACCATCAGGGGCGGACCTACATGCCATTTTGTTGTGTTTCCCGTTAAATCTAACACAGATTTGGTATAACTATggaaaaatgtataaaaattgatatataagATTTAGAAAAGCAAAACCAAGAAGATATATGtgctttgatttttgtgttttagtTTCCAGACGGAACCTTAAAGCTTTGAGCCTCGATATAACTTCTTGGGCAACCACGCCCCCTAAATCCCGAGCCCGCCACTGAACACCATAAGCCAACTTTCAGACCTTGAGCTTTTACATGTTTGTACTGCTCCAGTATTTCCTTTAGATTAGGCAAGCGTTTTCTTGGACTTTTACTACAACTACATTATAGGTACTACTCCAATTCACTAATATCAAAACGtcaaatatcaaatataatactGTACCAAAGTAGAAATTAATTGTACCTAGCATCTAAGGGCTATTTAGTTCGGTCCTTAATGGTCCTCACGACACACAACATTTGAACATTAAGTGAAATATTAAGCCTCGCCAAGTAAAAATGTAGATAGGCTTGGTGAGAAATGTGACACCTAAACTCTAATTTCATTATTCCTATAAAGGAAAGTTCAAACATCTACCCAAACCTACATATACAGACTTTAGCAGTAACTAAATTAACAAACTAAGATAATCTTTATACTAGGAATTAAGCTAATATACATTATCACATTATGTAAAAGATCACTACAAGTAATTGttattgaaatttgaacatgtaACCGAGAGAATAAGGTGACTGTCTAACTGACATGTTATATAACAGGTCATATATATATCATCTTGATAATGTAGGGAAAAAAAGACTTAGatccaaattattttattaatgatgaagtgaaaaaacacaaaattcatgGAATTAATCTACTATCTTTTGCTTTCTGTATCCAGAAAATGAAGGAGTTGATGGAATTTCTGAAGCCAATGAAACCATGCTCTTTGCTACGATTTATGCTGCACAACCTACTAGTCCATTCAGCCAGTAACATATTTGCAAATGCCCACAAGCCAACCTCTTGTAATGCTGTGGATATCAAGTTATTGTCTCTCACAATCTTCTCCCACACAGTCCCCTTATCCTTCATCATCTCAGATAAGGAAATAATCTTTTCTGTCTCGTCGAATCCCACGTATTCTACTCCGATTTGTTCAGCCAACACCTTCCATAAATGCTTCCATTTGAACACGTCGCCGTTGGTAATGTTGAATGCTTTGTTTTTCCCTTGTGGACTAACTGCTGCCCAAATTTGATGCTCTGCCACCAAATTAGCATCTGATGCGTTAAAGTAACTATCCCAAGTGTCTTTTGTCCCTGGAAATTTCAGTGGAATACCTTCGTGTTTGCATATTGTTGCATACACGCAAAGTGTTCCAACAATGTTCAACGTGCTATGAGGTGAAAACCCAAAAATTAGATCAGGCCTGTGGATGGACCACGTTAGGCTTGATTTTCTAGAGACCTCGTCGAATAGTACATCTTCTAACGTGTAATAAAAGTTGTGGCTGTTCTCCAGTCTTTCCATGTCCTCGGTGAAAGGTGGATCATGAGAAATAACATGAAGTTTCCCATCAATCGATCTTTGCATCTTCACATAATGCTTTGCGCCCGTCTGGAGACAGATGTGGCGCAAGTTAGGTGCATTTGGTATGACAGCCTTAAGGACATTGCGTAACATGGCTCCATTGATTTCGCAGCATTTGGCCTTGGAAAGGTCGTAAGCCGAAGTCACCCAAAAGATGTGTGTCACATCTTTAAGGGTCGATAACTTGGATTGTACATCAGTTGACACAGATACGTTGCACTGAATATATCTAACATTTGCAATTCTATAGACTGGTGTCCCCCGTGACACACCATAGACCTTCCACGGACCGCCCGGGGTGTCGGTGGATGAGAGTGTTTCGGCCAAGCTGTTGCCAACTACACCAGTGACTCCAATAACCAGGCCAACATTTTGGTAGCTTTGATGTGTTCCACAATACTCAACATTTTTCTGTGAACCAAATGTTTTTGACACACAATTTGTAAATGTTTGATCTAGAATATTGAAATACTTAGCAGAAATAAATACTTAGCAGAAATTACAGAATTATGTTCGAAAATAGAGTTTGTTTTGTGATATTGTCTGATCAATTTGTTTTTACCTGCAGTGCAGTATTGATAGATCTTGACCACCACCAGTTCATTCTGAGAAGTGTGCTGATAGGCAAAAGTATGAACCTGATATAGAAATTTGAATCACTTCTCTAATGGAGTAAACATGAAGCAGCCTATTATATATATGATGCAGAAAAAGGGTCACGTCATACATGAAATTATTTTGGATGATCATCGAATATTTTGGGCCGGGTTGGAAAGCCACTCAAGGAATTGGATTTGCTGTAAATTGGTGTAAATATACTAGGGCTGATATATTTGGTTGGTTAGATAATTAATTGGTTGGGTGTAATTGCAAGGAATAATTACCTCTCCAATTCTCAGGGGGATCTTTGAATTATTGATACTGGTTACTTTTAAATTTCTtcctcttatttctatttttattattttttattttaatttatttttcatttctactattttaattttttttaatttgctaTTATACATAAGAGAGGATAATGAATTTTGGTAATCCTCACAAAGTTACTTTAGTAATTTCAGCTAATTCGTTAATCTACTAAAATTATAACATGTAGTTGATATAAATAaaactattttgtttctttgtttgtcAAATGGACTTTGAATGTGGTGTGTCATATTATAAGaaattattattgagttttttcttgattttttaattgtttaattatttaaaaaaaaaaataggaaggaaATTACAAAGTAGGGAATCAAACCTTCACCGAAAAAGTGAGAGTTCAGGCTGACAATCAACTGAATTACTTAGATTCCCTTGTTAATTAACTAATCGATAATTTTTAGCTAATTGTATAATGTTATATTTAGTTCTAATGAACTGAGTTTCGTTCTCAATATTTCCAATTTCTTtttatgaattgaataaaaaatttatggattattttattttgcttttgaaattattaatagaATGTTTTAATattgaaagttgaaattattgataaagttaaaaGTGAATATGTAATGATATCAATTAagatcatattatttttaaaatatcatttctaattaatagAGAATTAATATTTTAGGCATAAACTAAATATGAAGAACTAATAGATTCTCAAGTttcattttgatg is a genomic window containing:
- the LOC107854386 gene encoding (S)-8-oxocitronellyl enol synthase CYC2-like, translating into MNWWWSRSINTALQKNVEYCGTHQSYQNVGLVIGVTGVVGNSLAETLSSTDTPGGPWKVYGVSRGTPVYRIANVRYIQCNVSVSTDVQSKLSTLKDVTHIFWVTSAYDLSKAKCCEINGAMLRNVLKAVIPNAPNLRHICLQTGAKHYVKMQRSIDGKLHVISHDPPFTEDMERLENSHNFYYTLEDVLFDEVSRKSSLTWSIHRPDLIFGFSPHSTLNIVGTLCVYATICKHEGIPLKFPGTKDTWDSYFNASDANLVAEHQIWAAVSPQGKNKAFNITNGDVFKWKHLWKVLAEQIGVEYVGFDETEKIISLSEMMKDKGTVWEKIVRDNNLISTALQEVGLWAFANMLLAEWTSRLCSINRSKEHGFIGFRNSINSFIFWIQKAKDSRLIP